The following DNA comes from Brienomyrus brachyistius isolate T26 chromosome 16, BBRACH_0.4, whole genome shotgun sequence.
ggatcatgtcccccctttaaTCTCCTTTGCGTGAGggtgaacagattcagctcagctaacctctcctcattaagacaatgcttaatttaaataaatgtatataaaaattAAGTAATATATGTAAGTGAAGAATTGCGATTGTTGACACATAGTGTAGAACAATGACACGTGTCCTCTGTTTTTAACCTAAATTGTGACAATGTGACCAAtgagcagctaattcagcgcccggggagcagtgcttgggggcagtacttttctcagggtacctcaggggtaccttgctggtcggggattcaaaccagcaacctttcaatcaCGATCATGCTTCCCTGACCATTAGGCCCTAACTACCAGAAACTGATGGGGATCAAATAGCAGTTCCGTTTCTGAAGGCTTGGAGTAACCGTTCATGTCCCCAAATTCTAAATCACACAGCGACGGATCATTAATACCAGGCAATGAAATGCATAAAACTGAAACCTCTGCCGGTCAAGATATTTAATCTTAAGGCTGTAAAATCTGAGCTTATCTAACCCTGGTTTACTTTTAAAGGGTGAGTTCAGTGCCTCTGGGGAAAACAAGGGCCATTTAAACCGGATGTCGTGTCTCTCAGTCCAATTGAATGATAATTCTAAGAAGACTGAGAATTTCTTTGAGTAAAAGATTTCCACTTGGGGTTCTGGAGAAGGATAATGGTGTAAGTAAACATGCTGTGAGAGAGGGTGTCTGCTTCATTTCCCATCAGCAGCGTTAAAACAAATACAGCTTTTCTGGAAGAGTGCTTTCTTCAGCTTTTTCTAaactgttttataaaccaagTCGTTGACAAATCAGAGCAGTTTTTTATTCAACTATCCACAACTCGCCCAGTGAAGGGTTTGGGGAACCTGGAAGCCACGCCAAGGAGCACAGGGCAACgagctggatgggatgccaaacTACTGTGGGGcaggcgtgcacacacacacacacacacacacacacacacacacacacacacacacacacacacacacacacacacacacacacacacacactaagacTGACTCTGAGACAGCATTTTATGCaattgcatgtttttgttttgtttttaacaaaCATGTAACAACATATGGAAAACATACAAACTGCACATGCAGCAGGAATTAGACCCACAAGCCTGTAGGTGTAATTGTGCAGCATTACAGACTGAGCTGTCATACCAGCACACAGTACTCTGTATGTCACTGCTTCTACTAATAGACCGGTGACTAAAACCAGTAGAAAATTCAATGGTCGTAATACATAGACAGATCAGAATATTCATAAAATATGCAATTATAAATAACTCTTATAAATTATAAGTAACCAATATGGTTTCTAAATTTCCTATATTTTATACTCTCTGTAAAATGGATGCTATATTATATGACATGCGAAAGCCAGTCCGTACCAAAAAGTAATTGATTTTCGAGACCATTAGTGGATTTAATCAGTGcacatttttttacattatgCCTGGCCTAAAGGAGGCATACTTAATGATAATTAATCAACTGTTCATGTCTGTTCAAGTGACCATTTTGTTTCTTGCAGTCAGGATAATCATGTAAATTCTGTGACATTTCAGATTCATGGTAGTGACTGTCTAAGTGTGTGGGGTCTGTCCAGTGACTGCGTACAGTCCAGTAATGCACTATATGTGCTCACTGCAGacatatttaatgtttaaagaAAGTATGAAAAGTTCTGGATAAAATTAACTAACGTAGCTATGTGTATGTctttgtactgtatgtattctTATATTTTAGTTGCCAGAACAACACCTAAACACTGTTGTTGAGCCAAGACAGTGCTGTGTCACTCTGATTAAAGGACTTTTGAAGCTCATTGAGGTTGTTTCCTTCGTTAGATTAAAAAGCTTGCCAGCTCATTTACCAGAACAAGTCCAGAACATGGATGATGTTTTGCCTGCGGAAGATCCTATGAGTCGTCTAGATTGATTTTCCTGCGTTTCTCTTTATTAGTAAAATAGTAAAAACCGCTTGTCATAAAACTAGtttttttggtaaaaaaaaattatacatatatatatatatatatatatatatgtaatgttTTATAAGTTTAATGACTTACCCATGTTTCCCACAAATACCTGGAAATTATAAGAAAGGCGACAGAAGCTGGTTTGCAGCGTGCAGATACACGGAACAGAAGAGTTCATCACGCACGTATCATATTTGCCACTTTTGCGCCCCCTGGCGCCCTACTCTAGAAACCCACCTGTTTCGGGTATCTGTGAGGCTCCGTTACAATTGAATGATATTTTGATTTaccacaaatacataggtgAATGGTTAATCgtattttttcattttcaaacaACAATATGTATCAATGACGAAGgcgcaaataaataataatcttCAATTATACAACAGACAATAACTAGATTCCCGAAATCTTTGGTAGAGTTATTTAGCGCTGTTATTGATTCTGAAAAGGCCAAACGCTATAAAATGAACGACCGCAGTTTCATTTTCACAATTAATTTACAGAAAACCTATTTCTAAATACAAACACCCCTGCATGCATAAACGCGATGAAGAACTATTGTAAATCGTTTCTAATCAAACTTACGTAGGTCCTGTTTCATTGTGATTGATCTGGTCGAGATCAAATCAGGCTGAATATAGCAAGCCATCAATGTCAATTTCACGTCGGATTTACATTGTTTAATGACACAACCGGGTAGAGCCATGTTTTCAACGAACGCCGGTGTTAGACTGACTTGCAACTTATATTCAGCCCTTTTGTTGTCTGACATTGAAACATATTACATCATTTGGCCCTTATTTATACATGGTTAGATTTGCGTGGCGGGAAAAAGCCAATACATTCATTCAACAGtaatttgaagaaaaaaaaacagctatgATGACATAATTGGGCAGCGGCCAATCAGTAGCCTCACGTTGCCAGTGacaggggttcaaatcccaaaacCTAGCCCTGCATATCCAGCATTTTcatgtatttgtgtgtgagctgtaaCTACCTGGCATCTCAACATTACCTCCAGTGTATGACTGAACCTGTGCATCTGTTGATggtctggcatcccatcctatATTAGGATCAGTGATTGGAAGATGGATTCACCACAGGGGCAGGTTATAAATTAAGGTGGAAAACAGTGTGGTTTTCTTGCTTATTACTATTGGCTGTAATACCAGAATGTTCATTAAGGGATTTGTTTCCCTTTCAAAACTAAGCACCTTTGAAATCATGTGCAGAGGACAAAAACGGTTCAGCGCAGAGCTTCTCTTCATGCGTTTCGGACTCTGGGCCAGTGAACAAACAAGACATTTGCACATAAAACTGGGAAATGCAATTAACACGTAGCTGTCACATTTGCTCTACATCTGCGGTGCATGTAACTAAATATTTGCATGGAGACTGGCAGAGATGTGACCACCTCTATAGAAGCAGAAGTTTGGGCTGTTCGCTGGTCTGGACCATTCAGGTGAGTTAACACAATGCAAGGAGCAAAGAAATCAGCGATGATGTTAGAGAAGCAATTGTTGCTGTTCATCAACCTAGGAAGGGTTATAAGGCCATGGCCAAACAATATGAAGCCCACCATTCTACAGTGAGACAGATTGTGCACAAACTGAAAACATTCAAGACCGTTGCCAATCTTCTCAGGAGTGGACATCCCAGTAAAGGAGAAAGCCTCATCTCTCTAAAATGAACATGGCAGCGTGGTTTAGGTTTTCAAAGTTGCATCTGAACAAACCACAGGACTCCTGGAACAATGTACTTTGGACAGATGAGACCAGAGTGGAGATGCTTGGCCTTAATGCACAGTTGCCACGTCAGATCTCAATGGGGAAGAAAATTCATGCTGTGTATCAATACTGATacggactgggtaatgtgttaaggacgaaaggatgccacatcatTCGAGGGAAATTAAAATGATCAGCCTACAGAGGGCGGAATTTAAAGACACTCCGAAAATCACAGTGAAAAAAATTATGCAGCTGGTTAATCTGTTTTGTcaaaatttcattgcagcaactcaaaaCCGTACTCAGTAGTCTGTATGGCCCCCATGTgcgtgtatgcatgcctgacaacgtcggggcatggtcctaatgagacgaCAGAtagtgtcctgggggatctcctcccagatctggaccagggcatcactgagctcctggacagtctgaggtacaACCTGGCGGAGTTGGATGgaccgaaacataatgtcccagaggtgttctattggatttaggtcaggcgagtGTGGGGGcaagtcaatggtatcaattccttcatcctccaggaactgcctacatgctcttgccacatgaggccgggcattgtcgtgcaccaggaggaacccaggacccactgcaccagcatagggtctgacaatgggttcaaggatttcatcccgatacctaatggcagtcaaggtgccgtggtctagcctgtagaggtctgtgcgtccctccatggatatgcctccccagaccatcactgacccaccaccaaaccggtcatgctgaacaatgctgcaggcagcataacgttctccatggcttctccagaccctttcacgtctgtcacatgtgctcagggtaaatctgctctcatctgtgaaaagcacagggcgcCAGTGGCGGACCtgccaattctggtattctatggaaaATTCTAATCGAGCTCCACGTTgccgggcagtgagcacagggtccactagaggacgtcgggccctcaggccaccctcatgaagtctgtttctgattgtttggtcagagacattcacaccagtggcctgctggaggtcattctgTAGAGCTCTGGCAgtgctcatcctgttcctccttgcacaaaggagcagataccggtcctgctgatgggttaaggaccttctacggccctgtccagctctcctagagtaactgcctgtctcctggaacctcctccatgcccttgagactgtgctgggagacacagcaaaccttctggcaatggcacgtattgatgcgccatcctggaggagttggactacctgtgcgacctctgtagggtccaggtatcgcctcatgctaccagtagtgactcTGACTATAGCCAAATGCAAAATAagtgaaaaaaccgtcagaaaagatgagggaaaaatgtcagtggcctccacctgttaaaccattcctgttttgggggtcttcTCCTTATGGCCCCTCTAGTGTACAtgttgttaatttcattaacaccaaagcagctgaaactgattaaccaccccctttgctacttaactgaccagatcaatatcccagatgTTCCATTGacttgattaaaaagtgttcctttaattttttttagcagCGTATTTCTTTCAAACCGTGTTCATTTCACAGTGTAAAGGAGTCCATGGCCAACTTTTGCCATTTCCTGTTCTGCTCTGGTAGTGATGGAACCAGTCCATAAAATCTGTGCCAGTCCTCAGTGAAGTAGAGTCGAGCTGCTCAGGTCTTCACCAGCTCCGCTTTGCTTTCTGCTGCTGGAGCTTGAATTACTTCTCCAGTCATGAATTCCTCCTGTTCACAAAACAATCATTTCATAATTACTTTACCACTGCATTAAACCAGCCCAGGGTGAATAAAATGTACGGACTGTACATCTTAATTGTAAACCAATTATCTTCGATTAAAACAACTCTCAATCGTTAGGTAGGTCTGGTGACATTTACACGTTTTACAATAAAAACCAACATAAACCCTTCACGGTTCCCAAAGCAGACTCGCCCCCGGCAGATTGTCACCGACTCCGCAGAGCTGTGGATCGCACTCACTTTGTCGTATATAACTTTTACTATCAGCGAGCAGCTCGGGCATGTTGCTACTTCCTCGCCATTCTCCAAGTCCTCCTAAAAACAATGTCAAAAGAAAGATTACAAAAACAGCCATATCACCATATACATGCTCGTTTTCCATTCTAAATCCCCTAAACCGGCTCAAttcaataaatatataaaactctCGTTTAATGAACTAGAAGTACATTATGTCAAAACCATAATcacgaattatgacatatctaaAGACAAATACGTGCTAGTTAACCAACGAAACACGTTTCCAGGGGATAATCGGCAAAACGTGAAGTTACCAACAAAAGCGACTTACTTTGGTTATAGCAAATCTGTCTCCACACGGACAGGGGAAATAGTATGTCTCTGTTTCCTCGTCATATTCAAAATCTTCTATTTCTACCTCATCGTGATATATTGACATTTTCCGTAATTATCAAGAGTTTCGGCGTTTACAACCCATGGATTTGTCTTTACCACCGTCTCAGAAATTCTACGTATGCAGCAGCCGCGATGGCGCGGGGTTTTGTGGGAAATGTCGTTTTTCATTAATCATCGCCCGTTTGTGCGTTcttcattaaacaaaaaaacaacaacctgTTATCACTGTTATGACTGTAGCTTGGTTTTCTGTCCGTGAAAATTATGAACAGGAGTGGAGACGAGTCACAATTTTGCCAGAAACCAACATGCACTCTACAGAAGCTCAACTTTGTGTGAAGCATGTGGCCATAGACCTGCTACATTCAATCGTGCCACCAGGGGGAGATGTATTAAAAATAGAAGAATATGCTCATATTTTGTTCTTGGTGTGCTGAAATTAACCTTTATTTTTGCAGAATTCTTTGAAAAGAACAAATCAGTAGTATTCAGTTGTAAATTTAAGACAAAAATGTACGTAAAAATCATTAGCATAGTAATCTCAGAATGCTGTTGCAGTTGCCTGTAACCTCAAGATGGAATTTTATCAGTTAATTAGACGCTTCTGGGTAATTAATTAACCCTGTCGTCACTGAATTCTCCAGACACCTAAGCAGACTTTCCTTCAGTTGGAGGCCTTAGATGAAAACATGATAACGATACTGAATGATCCTCTTCCTGGAAGCTTCCCAGATGCCAGTTATAGTTACAAAATATCTTTACCGCATGCAAGTTTCCAGACCAGTTACATTTAAGAAAACATAGCTCATTTGTGTAGTTTGCTAAATTTTATTTGATACAGCTGATGCACTAAATTTTCAAgcataatatttaaaattatactTTAACCATTTCCAAATTTAATTACAAACATTTAATGATGTGCTCAGATATTGAAACAGATATTGTTTTGATGTCGTTTCCTtgtagatccatccatccatctttccaaCCAGCTTCTAGCCACTTACATAACTGCACATTGTAAAgtacatacaaacatacatatattCTTAATCCATAtttaaatacagataaatattTGATGTATGTATTAAATAATGTACGTACATATGTAAGcatatactaatatgtttagTATATACTTTTTCTTACATTATCTCATTTTCATACACCCAGTACTGACTTTATTGGGTACACGTGGTTGTTAATGCAAGCAGTCTGCTCCTGCAAACAGTGAATCATGTGGTTGCAATTGAATACAGAGCTTGGTGGGATAGTTAGAAA
Coding sequences within:
- the dph3 gene encoding DPH3 homolog; protein product: MSIYHDEVEIEDFEYDEETETYYFPCPCGDRFAITKEDLENGEEVATCPSCSLIVKVIYDKEEFMTGEVIQAPAAESKAELVKT